A window from Mesorhizobium sp. WSM2240 encodes these proteins:
- a CDS encoding amidase codes for MLRLSARPEISSNKIKWRIASMSLSEYVDYDATGLASLVNSGEVTPLELTRLARQAHDEVNPRINAVIEFYEDAETVAGVDAGLFHGVPFLRKDYGASEAGRLQENGSRLFKGCRSDIDSYFFCRAREAGLRTIGRTTTPELAATVMTESILNGITGNPWDLARSAGGSSGGAAAAVAAGITPIAHGNDGGGSIRIPASWCGLVGLNPSRGRVSGGPNNQDASFGRNREFVLCRTVRDMAAALDVFSGPHPGDPFVIVQPIRPYVDELSQPTGRLRVGVARTSWGAVNLEAEVLHSVEATATLLQEMGHTVTDIEPPYEPIEYSRTYSSLTASWLEEAARAMGRTLSADTLEPVTLKRYEYGRNLPLSRAADLQEALRKMRFRVGEAIHPFDILLTPTLPIVAMPHGGIYSATNQTISAEEFVEADTTMCQYTGLFNVTGQPSVSLPLAQDANGLPIGIQIVGRFGDEATLVRVARDLEEARPWSDRRPKVRAGAS; via the coding sequence ATGCTGCGGCTTTCCGCGCGACCGGAAATCAGCAGCAACAAAATCAAATGGAGAATAGCTTCCATGAGTCTAAGTGAATACGTAGATTACGACGCCACCGGTTTGGCCTCTCTCGTGAACTCGGGCGAAGTGACGCCCTTGGAATTGACGCGGCTGGCCCGCCAAGCCCACGACGAGGTCAATCCGCGCATCAACGCCGTCATCGAATTCTACGAAGATGCGGAGACCGTTGCCGGCGTGGACGCAGGGCTTTTCCATGGCGTGCCATTCCTTCGCAAGGATTACGGCGCCAGCGAAGCTGGCCGCCTCCAGGAAAATGGAAGCCGTCTGTTCAAAGGCTGCCGCTCCGATATCGACAGCTATTTTTTTTGTCGCGCGCGGGAGGCGGGGCTTCGGACTATAGGAAGAACGACGACGCCTGAGCTTGCAGCTACCGTGATGACCGAATCGATTCTCAATGGCATCACCGGTAATCCATGGGATTTGGCACGCTCCGCAGGAGGCTCCTCAGGGGGCGCAGCAGCGGCTGTGGCCGCCGGAATAACTCCTATTGCCCATGGCAATGATGGCGGAGGCTCAATCCGGATTCCGGCGTCCTGGTGCGGCCTTGTCGGCCTGAACCCCTCCCGAGGACGTGTTTCCGGCGGCCCTAATAATCAGGACGCATCGTTTGGTCGCAACCGCGAATTTGTTCTTTGTCGAACTGTGCGCGACATGGCGGCCGCTTTGGACGTTTTTTCTGGTCCTCATCCCGGCGATCCATTTGTCATCGTCCAGCCGATCCGTCCTTATGTGGACGAGCTCTCACAGCCTACCGGCCGTCTGCGAGTTGGAGTCGCGAGAACGAGTTGGGGCGCGGTGAACCTCGAGGCGGAAGTGTTGCACTCTGTCGAGGCCACGGCAACGCTTCTCCAGGAAATGGGGCACACGGTAACTGACATCGAGCCGCCATATGAGCCCATCGAGTACAGCAGAACGTACTCTTCGTTGACCGCGAGTTGGCTCGAAGAAGCGGCGCGCGCTATGGGGCGCACTCTCAGCGCGGACACTTTGGAGCCCGTCACCCTCAAGCGGTATGAATATGGCCGCAATTTGCCTCTTTCCCGAGCAGCGGACTTACAAGAGGCCCTCCGGAAAATGCGTTTCCGCGTGGGCGAGGCAATTCACCCCTTCGATATACTCCTGACCCCCACACTTCCAATCGTCGCCATGCCGCATGGCGGCATCTATTCTGCGACCAACCAGACCATCTCCGCAGAGGAATTCGTGGAAGCGGATACGACCATGTGTCAGTACACTGGTCTATTCAACGTCACCGGACAACCCTCTGTGTCCTTGCCTTTGGCACAAGATGCCAATGGGCTGCCGATTGGTATTCAGATCGTCGGCCGCTTCGGTGACGAGGCCACGCTAGTCCGTGTGGCACGAGATCTCGAGGAAGCCAGACCGTGGAGCGACCGTCGACCAAAAGTTAGAGCTGGGGCAAGCTGA
- a CDS encoding transporter substrate-binding domain-containing protein, which produces MNKLMKMLAAAASLAVACVASATTADAGAVLDRVLATKTLTVAAGTDWAPMSFLNDKHELDGYDVEVAKGIAKYLGVEAKFVTPGWDIITAGKWEGRWDMALGQMVPTKARTDKFDFPAIYFYTRTIALVHKDSKATKLSDLDGKVVGVTANTADETYANHTLTPNWINAKPIQFQFTPGQVKTYQSNSIAYDDLRLGDGLRLDAVLMTEQELPNLLKAGYPFKQLGDPLFSSPSAIPVLHGDKEFSDKIAAAIKSMRDDGTLSKLSTKWYGVDYTVEQ; this is translated from the coding sequence ATGAACAAGCTTATGAAAATGTTAGCAGCTGCAGCCTCGCTCGCGGTTGCGTGCGTGGCTTCGGCGACCACGGCCGATGCCGGGGCCGTACTGGATCGCGTGCTTGCCACAAAGACGCTGACAGTGGCGGCCGGGACCGATTGGGCGCCGATGTCATTCTTGAACGACAAACACGAGCTCGATGGTTATGATGTGGAAGTCGCCAAGGGCATCGCAAAATACCTCGGCGTGGAGGCCAAATTCGTAACGCCGGGCTGGGACATCATAACCGCGGGCAAGTGGGAGGGCCGTTGGGACATGGCCCTGGGCCAGATGGTGCCGACCAAGGCTCGTACCGACAAATTCGACTTTCCGGCCATCTACTTCTACACTCGCACGATCGCGCTCGTTCACAAGGATAGTAAGGCGACGAAGCTTTCCGATCTCGACGGCAAGGTGGTCGGCGTTACGGCGAACACCGCGGACGAGACCTATGCCAATCACACGCTCACGCCGAACTGGATCAACGCTAAGCCTATACAATTCCAGTTCACGCCTGGCCAAGTGAAGACTTACCAAAGCAACAGTATTGCGTATGACGACCTTCGCCTCGGCGATGGTCTTCGTCTTGATGCGGTCCTCATGACGGAACAAGAACTCCCCAATTTGCTCAAGGCCGGTTATCCGTTCAAACAGCTCGGTGACCCTCTGTTCTCGTCGCCCTCTGCAATTCCGGTTCTACATGGCGACAAGGAGTTCAGTGACAAGATAGCAGCCGCCATCAAGAGCATGAGGGATGACGGCACGCTCTCCAAGCTGTCTACGAAGTGGTACGGGGTGGATTACACCGTCGAACAGTAA
- a CDS encoding transposase: protein MKLLQRWRDEAGQAGHPIKRIAVAYEAAGDGFWLARWLRVQAIEAYTIHPASVAVSREHRRAKTDRLDTELLMRAFLGWLRGEKRHCSMAAIPTLEEEDARRPNRERQTLVGEQTRLVNRIKAILARFGIRHLRLSLRQAADRLEAIRTAEGTALPHNTRAELHRFHPRTNVVKLSGT, encoded by the coding sequence TTGAAACTACTGCAGCGCTGGCGCGACGAAGCCGGACAGGCCGGGCACCCCATCAAGCGTATCGCCGTCGCCTATGAGGCGGCTGGCGACGGCTTCTGGTTGGCGCGCTGGCTGCGGGTTCAAGCCATCGAGGCCTACACCATCCACCCCGCCAGTGTTGCGGTGTCGCGCGAGCACCGCCGCGCCAAGACCGATCGCCTCGACACCGAGCTGTTGATGCGTGCCTTTCTTGGCTGGCTGCGCGGCGAGAAGCGCCATTGCAGTATGGCGGCAATCCCGACGCTCGAAGAGGAGGACGCGCGGCGGCCGAATCGCGAGCGGCAAACCTTGGTCGGTGAGCAGACGCGGCTCGTCAACCGCATCAAGGCGATCCTCGCCCGCTTCGGCATCCGCCACTTGCGGCTGAGCCTACGCCAGGCTGCGGACAGGCTCGAGGCAATCCGCACGGCTGAGGGGACGGCGCTGCCGCATAACACCCGCGCCGAGCTCCACCGTTTCCACCCGAGGACCAACGTCGTCAAACTGTCCGGGACTTAG
- a CDS encoding amino acid ABC transporter ATP-binding protein: protein MPYPEQSSGRKSSSQRQVAVSEAIIEAKNVSKWYGAFRALTDINLTVRKGERVVICGPSGSGKSTLVRCFNRLEAHQEGEITVNGIRLHSKMRDVAEVRKNVGMVFQHFNLFPHMTVLMNCMAAPMWIKGVPEAEARKIALKFLERVRIPEQANKFPGQLSGGQQQRVAIARSLCMEPAVMLFDEPTSSLDPEMVAEVLETMTSLARDGMTMVCVTHEMGFARSVADRVIFMDEGRIVEEGKPHDFFTNPQHDRTKLFLSQILKH, encoded by the coding sequence ATGCCGTATCCTGAGCAAAGTTCGGGTCGGAAGTCATCGAGCCAGAGGCAAGTGGCAGTGAGCGAAGCAATCATCGAAGCCAAAAACGTCTCGAAGTGGTACGGTGCCTTCAGAGCATTGACTGATATCAATCTCACCGTCCGCAAAGGCGAACGCGTCGTCATCTGCGGCCCCTCCGGATCGGGAAAGTCGACGCTGGTCCGCTGCTTCAACCGGCTTGAGGCGCACCAGGAGGGCGAGATCACCGTCAATGGGATCAGGTTGCACAGCAAGATGCGCGACGTGGCTGAAGTGCGCAAGAACGTCGGCATGGTGTTCCAGCACTTCAATCTCTTCCCGCATATGACGGTGCTGATGAACTGCATGGCAGCCCCGATGTGGATCAAGGGCGTGCCCGAGGCGGAGGCAAGGAAGATTGCGCTCAAATTCCTCGAGCGCGTACGCATACCCGAGCAGGCGAACAAATTCCCCGGTCAGCTCTCAGGAGGCCAGCAGCAGCGCGTCGCCATTGCCCGGTCGCTCTGCATGGAGCCAGCCGTCATGCTCTTCGATGAGCCGACATCGTCGCTCGATCCGGAGATGGTCGCCGAAGTCCTCGAGACGATGACCAGTCTCGCGCGCGACGGCATGACCATGGTGTGCGTAACCCACGAGATGGGTTTCGCACGCTCTGTCGCGGACCGGGTGATCTTTATGGATGAAGGCCGGATCGTTGAAGAGGGCAAGCCGCACGACTTCTTCACCAATCCGCAGCACGACAGAACAAAGCTATTCCTCAGCCAGATCTTGAAGCACTGA
- a CDS encoding transporter substrate-binding domain-containing protein yields MNRILAMVAAAASLAVGIAATTGAANAGSVLDKVEASKTLTVAVGTDWGKMSFLNDNHQLDGYDIDVAKGVAEHLGVQIKFVTPSWDIITSGNWQGRWDMAMGQMTPTAARAEKFDFPAIYFYQPAVAVVHKDSKATKLADLDGKTIGVTAGSAAESYANQTFSPDWIGAQPVKYQFKPGAVKTYASTNVAFDDLRLGDGVRLDAVITDQTYAEDAISGSYPIKLLGDPLYSAPGVIPLLHGDKEFSDSVAAAVQSMKEDGTLSKLSMKWYGVDYTTDK; encoded by the coding sequence ATGAACAGAATTTTGGCGATGGTTGCAGCCGCGGCATCGCTTGCGGTCGGGATCGCGGCTACGACAGGCGCAGCTAATGCCGGGAGCGTGCTCGACAAGGTAGAGGCGTCAAAGACGCTAACGGTGGCAGTCGGGACGGACTGGGGGAAAATGTCGTTCCTGAACGACAATCACCAGCTCGACGGTTACGACATCGACGTTGCGAAGGGTGTCGCCGAACATCTGGGCGTGCAGATCAAGTTCGTAACGCCGAGTTGGGACATCATCACTTCCGGCAATTGGCAGGGCCGCTGGGACATGGCCATGGGTCAGATGACGCCAACCGCGGCTCGTGCCGAGAAATTCGACTTCCCTGCTATTTACTTCTACCAGCCGGCGGTCGCTGTTGTGCACAAGGACAGCAAGGCGACCAAACTTGCCGATCTAGACGGCAAAACGATAGGCGTTACCGCAGGCTCCGCGGCAGAATCATACGCAAACCAAACTTTCAGCCCCGACTGGATAGGCGCACAGCCCGTAAAATATCAATTCAAACCGGGCGCAGTTAAGACCTACGCAAGCACCAATGTAGCGTTCGATGACCTCCGGCTGGGCGATGGAGTCCGGCTTGATGCAGTTATCACTGACCAAACTTATGCGGAAGATGCAATTAGTGGCAGTTATCCAATAAAGCTTCTTGGCGACCCGCTATATTCCGCGCCGGGCGTCATCCCACTGCTTCATGGCGACAAGGAATTCAGCGACAGTGTTGCGGCCGCTGTCCAGAGCATGAAAGAGGACGGCACGCTCTCAAAGCTGTCAATGAAGTGGTACGGTGTGGACTACACCACCGACAAATAG
- a CDS encoding IS110 family transposase → MDTHRTFGEVVIWEDGRLRHVGRVDMTRTALEGFGKTLLADDEVVIEATGNCMAVSRVLSPCVKRVVIANPLQVKAIAHAHVKTDKIDAGTLASLYAAGYLPEIWTPDAATERMRRLVARRYQVVRHRTRIKNEVHSILYAHLIPRCPHADLFGRLGRAWLIGQPVPDDERAAIERHIRELDRLGDDLRVLDREIAERALDDAAIKRLLTITGVNLAVAAGLMAAIGDIGRFSSPQKLVSYFGLNPRVRQSGLGAAHHGRISKVGRSHARAMLVEAAWAAAKTPGPLHAFFVRIRARRGHQVAAVAVAHKLTVLVWHMLTKEADYLWARPSLVAHKMRSMELQAGKPQKKGNSRGPTYAYNVKDLRNQEMRVAEQAQKGYEHFVEAWRPRLPKEKARGRLSPARLE, encoded by the coding sequence ATCGACACGCACCGCACCTTTGGGGAGGTGGTGATCTGGGAAGATGGTCGACTGCGGCATGTGGGCCGGGTCGACATGACGCGAACCGCGCTGGAAGGCTTCGGCAAAACCCTTCTGGCCGACGACGAGGTGGTCATCGAAGCCACTGGCAACTGCATGGCGGTCTCTCGGGTGCTGTCGCCATGCGTGAAGCGGGTGGTGATCGCCAACCCGCTGCAGGTGAAGGCGATCGCGCACGCCCATGTGAAGACCGACAAGATCGACGCCGGCACGCTGGCCAGCTTGTACGCAGCCGGCTACCTGCCGGAGATCTGGACACCGGATGCCGCCACCGAGCGGATGCGCAGACTGGTCGCGCGGCGCTACCAGGTCGTGCGGCATCGGACCCGGATCAAGAACGAGGTACATTCGATCCTCTACGCTCATCTGATTCCACGGTGTCCCCATGCGGACCTGTTCGGGCGGCTCGGTCGTGCCTGGCTCATCGGACAGCCGGTGCCGGATGACGAGCGCGCCGCAATCGAGCGCCATATCCGGGAACTGGATCGGCTGGGTGACGATCTCCGCGTGCTTGACCGGGAGATTGCCGAGCGCGCGCTCGACGATGCGGCGATCAAACGGCTGCTCACAATCACTGGCGTCAATCTGGCGGTGGCGGCCGGGTTGATGGCGGCGATCGGCGACATCGGCCGTTTTTCCAGCCCGCAAAAGCTGGTGAGCTATTTCGGCCTGAACCCACGAGTGCGCCAGTCGGGGCTCGGCGCTGCCCATCACGGACGGATCAGCAAGGTCGGACGCAGCCATGCCCGCGCGATGCTGGTGGAAGCCGCCTGGGCGGCCGCCAAGACCCCGGGGCCGCTCCATGCGTTCTTTGTCCGCATCCGGGCCCGGCGCGGCCATCAGGTTGCCGCCGTCGCCGTGGCGCACAAGCTGACGGTGCTCGTCTGGCATATGTTGACGAAAGAGGCGGACTACCTCTGGGCGAGACCCAGTCTCGTTGCACACAAGATGCGCAGCATGGAGTTGCAGGCCGGCAAGCCGCAGAAGAAGGGCAACAGCCGCGGACCGACCTATGCCTACAATGTCAAGGATCTGCGGAACCAGGAGATGCGCGTCGCCGAGCAGGCCCAGAAAGGATACGAACACTTCGTTGAGGCTTGGCGCCCGCGCCTGCCAAAGGAAAAGGCGCGCGGGCGCCTCAGTCCGGCAAGGCTCGAATAA
- a CDS encoding aspartate/glutamate racemase family protein, translating to MRYKTVPGLNNASIFASDGDKMTAAVVQTARELVREGAQLIACNCGYSIRYQQAVRDAVDVPVFLSPLLLAPFLEMMLPSNQALGIIVANKPALTQDMLEASGLRADIGRRVVVVGLEDTPVFAPSYVRPEGDLDVGGCQADLVNTAVALQKERPDIGMLLLECGDLPPYAHAIQQATQIPVFDFTSMVEFFVRGLVRKPFTGLI from the coding sequence GTGCGCTACAAGACAGTGCCCGGTCTCAACAATGCGTCGATCTTTGCGAGTGACGGCGACAAGATGACAGCGGCTGTGGTGCAGACTGCTCGTGAGCTCGTTCGTGAGGGCGCTCAGTTGATCGCCTGTAACTGCGGGTACTCGATTCGGTACCAGCAAGCGGTGCGTGACGCGGTAGACGTGCCGGTGTTCCTATCGCCCCTTCTCCTCGCTCCTTTTCTCGAAATGATGCTTCCATCGAACCAGGCCCTCGGCATCATTGTGGCAAACAAGCCTGCGCTAACTCAGGACATGTTGGAAGCGAGCGGGTTGCGAGCCGATATTGGCCGTAGGGTTGTCGTCGTCGGGCTGGAGGACACTCCCGTATTCGCGCCCTCTTATGTTAGACCCGAGGGCGACCTGGACGTCGGCGGCTGCCAGGCTGACCTAGTCAATACTGCGGTAGCTCTACAAAAGGAGCGCCCCGACATTGGGATGCTGTTGCTGGAATGCGGCGATCTGCCGCCTTACGCCCATGCGATTCAGCAGGCGACCCAAATTCCTGTCTTCGACTTCACCTCGATGGTCGAGTTCTTCGTACGAGGGTTGGTGCGCAAGCCCTTCACGGGCCTAATCTAA
- a CDS encoding recombinase family protein: MKITSDHLARGAFIYIRQSTVDQLANNHESRRRQYGLADRAHALGWTDVTVIDDDLGRSGSGVSRPGFEKLLAAICEGRVGAVFAIEVSRLARNGRDWHTLIEFCGLVGTVIVDEDGIYEPRHPNDRLLLGMKGTMSELELSLLRARSMEALKQKARRGELFFTVAVGYMKMGRDKIEMDPDLRVREAIGLVFTRFAEMQSIRQVFLSLRSDQIALPYLNSRNSGQREVLWKLPVYATVSNLLTNPVYAGAYAFGRTGSRTIIENGRKRIVRGRRKDRSDWAVLLVDHHEGYLSWAEFERNQRLIADNANGKGMMVRGPVRKGEALLAGLLRCGHCGRRLLVSYNGTKGDVGRYKCDATRSNPGGDPCISFGALRVDEAVGVEIVRLLQPLGVEAAIQAITQCEHQSGEKQRQIELALEQARYDATRAHRQYDTVDPDNRLVAGELERRWNGALASVRALEEELEALLRQRPAALGVEERQRLLQMGADLEAAWHHPAATSVTRKRIVRVVLREIVAQVEGDEVHLLLHWQGGDHTSLTVRKNRRGQTRWCVEPETVELIRACARMMPDKAIAGMLNRMGKRTGRSNGWTQSRVRGFRNTHDIAVYRDGEWAERGEVTLTEAASMLNLSPATVLRQIRAGIIPAQQYCMGAPWVLKRGNIEDSHLIERIKSCSKGPPSSDSDQKTLVFQ; encoded by the coding sequence ATGAAGATCACGTCTGACCACCTGGCGCGCGGCGCCTTCATCTACATTCGGCAATCCACCGTCGATCAGCTTGCCAACAATCATGAGAGCCGGCGGCGTCAATATGGACTTGCCGACCGTGCCCATGCTCTTGGCTGGACGGATGTGACAGTCATCGACGACGACCTTGGCCGCTCGGGGTCGGGCGTCAGTCGTCCGGGCTTCGAGAAGCTGTTGGCAGCGATCTGCGAAGGCCGCGTCGGTGCCGTTTTTGCGATCGAAGTGTCGCGTCTGGCGCGCAATGGACGCGACTGGCACACGCTGATCGAATTTTGCGGACTGGTTGGCACGGTGATTGTCGATGAGGATGGAATCTATGAACCACGCCATCCAAACGATCGGTTGTTGCTGGGCATGAAAGGGACGATGAGCGAACTCGAACTGTCGCTCCTGCGGGCCCGTTCGATGGAAGCCTTGAAGCAGAAGGCACGACGGGGCGAGCTCTTCTTCACGGTAGCTGTCGGCTATATGAAAATGGGCCGCGACAAGATCGAAATGGATCCAGACCTGCGTGTGCGAGAGGCGATCGGGTTGGTCTTCACCCGCTTTGCCGAAATGCAAAGCATCCGCCAGGTGTTCTTGTCGCTTCGAAGCGACCAGATCGCGCTGCCGTACCTCAACTCCAGGAACTCCGGACAACGAGAGGTGCTGTGGAAGCTTCCGGTCTATGCGACGGTGAGCAATCTTCTCACCAATCCTGTTTATGCCGGCGCTTACGCCTTTGGCCGAACCGGAAGTCGGACGATAATCGAAAACGGCCGCAAGCGAATCGTGCGCGGCCGTCGCAAAGATCGTTCAGATTGGGCTGTCTTGCTCGTTGACCATCACGAAGGCTATTTGTCCTGGGCGGAGTTTGAAAGGAACCAACGGCTGATCGCTGACAATGCCAACGGCAAGGGCATGATGGTGCGCGGGCCGGTGCGCAAGGGGGAGGCTTTGCTCGCGGGCCTGCTGCGTTGCGGCCATTGCGGCCGCCGCCTGCTCGTCAGCTACAACGGCACCAAGGGCGATGTCGGCCGCTATAAGTGTGACGCCACCCGAAGCAACCCTGGCGGTGATCCCTGTATCTCGTTCGGCGCACTGCGCGTCGACGAAGCGGTGGGTGTCGAGATCGTGCGGTTGCTGCAGCCGCTCGGCGTTGAAGCGGCCATCCAAGCGATCACGCAGTGCGAGCACCAGTCTGGCGAAAAACAGCGCCAGATCGAGTTGGCGCTCGAACAGGCGCGATATGACGCAACCAGGGCGCACCGACAGTATGACACGGTCGACCCCGACAATCGTCTGGTAGCTGGCGAACTTGAGCGACGGTGGAATGGCGCCCTCGCGAGCGTACGCGCTCTCGAGGAAGAATTGGAGGCCCTGCTGCGACAGCGGCCGGCAGCTTTGGGCGTCGAGGAGCGCCAGCGTCTATTGCAAATGGGGGCCGATTTGGAGGCTGCCTGGCATCATCCGGCGGCCACTTCCGTCACGCGCAAGCGTATCGTCCGGGTCGTGTTGCGCGAGATCGTGGCACAGGTCGAGGGTGACGAGGTTCATTTGTTGTTGCATTGGCAGGGTGGCGATCACACCAGCCTGACGGTGAGAAAGAACCGGCGAGGTCAGACGCGGTGGTGCGTCGAGCCTGAGACGGTGGAGTTGATCCGCGCCTGCGCACGAATGATGCCTGACAAGGCCATTGCCGGCATGCTCAACCGGATGGGAAAGCGGACAGGTCGATCGAATGGATGGACACAGTCGCGTGTGCGGGGCTTCCGCAATACGCACGACATCGCGGTCTACAGGGATGGCGAATGGGCCGAGCGCGGCGAAGTCACGTTGACTGAAGCCGCCAGCATGCTCAATCTGAGCCCTGCGACGGTCCTTCGCCAGATTCGCGCCGGCATCATCCCTGCCCAGCAATATTGCATGGGCGCACCTTGGGTTCTCAAACGAGGAAATATCGAAGATTCGCATCTGATCGAGCGGATCAAGTCGTGCTCCAAGGGGCCGCCATCATCAGATTCGGATCAGAAGACCCTTGTCTTTCAATAG
- a CDS encoding enoyl-CoA hydratase-related protein, with protein sequence MTDLPRLIDAKLEVSDRVAVLLLDRDDVRNELTGTALIDDIVQTVDWINGAAVSVLVVTGAGKAFSAGGNVKDMRDRKGSFAGDVHDVQDRYRRGIQRMALAMHRLEVPAIAAVNGAAIGAGFDLATMCDIRIAADNAVFGSTFINLGIVPGDGGAWFLQDLLGPQRAADLIFTGRLVPAKEALRMGILLEITAAWALHSQAQQLAASIASKPPQALRLAKRLLKATRRLDLPDFLDLCALFQGICHNTRDHIEAIEAFLDKRPAQFQGR encoded by the coding sequence ATGACCGATCTGCCGAGACTGATCGACGCGAAACTCGAGGTGAGCGATCGTGTCGCTGTGCTCTTGCTGGACCGCGACGACGTCCGCAACGAACTGACCGGTACGGCCCTGATCGACGATATCGTGCAAACAGTCGACTGGATCAATGGCGCGGCCGTCTCAGTATTGGTCGTGACCGGGGCCGGTAAGGCCTTTTCCGCCGGCGGCAACGTTAAGGACATGCGCGACCGTAAGGGGAGCTTTGCTGGCGATGTCCATGACGTGCAGGATCGCTACCGCCGTGGCATCCAACGAATGGCCCTGGCCATGCACCGCCTGGAGGTGCCAGCTATTGCCGCCGTTAACGGCGCTGCGATCGGGGCGGGCTTCGATCTCGCAACTATGTGCGATATCCGAATCGCGGCCGACAATGCGGTATTCGGTTCGACGTTTATCAATCTGGGCATTGTTCCAGGAGATGGCGGTGCTTGGTTCCTGCAGGACCTGCTCGGCCCACAGAGAGCGGCGGATCTCATATTCACCGGGCGACTGGTGCCCGCCAAGGAGGCTTTACGGATGGGAATCCTGCTTGAGATCACGGCGGCGTGGGCATTGCACTCGCAAGCGCAGCAACTCGCCGCAAGCATTGCCAGCAAGCCACCTCAGGCGCTGCGGCTTGCTAAACGGCTGCTGAAGGCGACGCGGCGGTTGGATTTGCCTGATTTCCTCGATCTCTGTGCACTATTTCAGGGCATCTGCCACAACACAAGGGATCATATTGAGGCGATCGAAGCGTTCCTGGATAAGCGTCCCGCTCAGTTCCAAGGGCGCTGA